CTCAAGCCATGAGTATAAGTGTCAATCAGGTACTCATTGTGCGTGGCCCTCACCACCATTGAATCATCGGGTTTCTTGCCCGATTCAAGGAGTGTGACTGATAAAGGCTTTGGACCTATGCGACTGCTGCTTGGCAAAGGTTCTGTAATGGGTCCGCCATCTTGTTGGGCTTCCCGCAGATATGCTTGAGAGATCGTGTGGACAACGGCATAGACATCGAAACTTTGATCTTTTTTAGATGTGGAATCAAGCAGTCGGTAGAAGATGACATCGAACGCATTCTCGTTCTGGATGTAAGGAAGTACAGAAGCGGCAAGAGCTTTCGCATCGATAGAGTGATCTGGTGACGCAAAAAACGTTTCCATATTGAGAGCCGCGCCAACAGATTTACCATCTCCGGAAAACGATAGGGCGGCAACTGCGTCCCTCCAGGCTTTTTCGCGGGTAGCATTGCGACTTGCTGCTGCGGTGTACCCGAATTGAATGATTTGGAAAAGCAGTGTTACCAGACCAAGAATAACTGCGCCTTGCGTTGTCGTTAATATCCTCTCGTAGAAATTACGGCGCTTCGTCTGTCCTTCGTTCTGATACTCCGCGTTGGCCGCTTCTGCCTCCGCTTTCCTTGTGAGCATGGCAAGGTTGCTATATTGGGCATCCCGAAGATCTTGCTCGGTGGCATCTCGCTTTATAGGTTCATAGACGAAAGGAGTCGACTGCTTGTCGGGCATCGCAATCTCCAATTGGGTGCATTCACGGTGCCCAAAAGCGTACCACATGCGCCCCGTTCCAAAGTCGTTTCCAGCCGCAGTTGCAATCTCTCTTCGAACCGATTTTTCCGACAATACCTATCCTGCCATCAGATTCCTGAGTTAGAGTAATCCTGCTCTCAAATCTCCCTGCGTACCAAGGAGAACGCATGCCCACGCTAACTCCTCCAGGCAAAATCATGATCATCCGCCACGCCGAAAAACCGCCAAAGCATGGCGGCGAACCGCTGGATGTGCAGCAGAATGGAGAGCCCGGAAATGGTAAGTCGCTCATCGTGCCCGGATGGCAAAGGGCTGGTGCATTGAACGCTTTCTTTGCTCCGTATCAATCCGCGCCTTCTAACGCAGAGATCGCTACGCCGAACTGCATCTATGCCGCGAGCCCCACCAACGAATCCCAGCGTCCATCGGAGACGGTGACACCTCTGGCAGCCTGGCTGAACTATACGGAAGGCGGCCCACAGTTCAACATCTCCTACACCATTGGCGGCGGAGAATCAGATCTGGTCAAAAGCGTGCTCGGTCTCGGCGGTGTAGTGCTCATTTGCTGGGAGCACGACAACATCATGCCCAACATCATGAAGGCCATCGACAAGAAGTTTCCCATCTCTAACTATGCGTCTATTCCCAATCCCTTTCCCAACGTCTTTTACCTCGTCTGGGTTCTGGATTTGAATGACGAAGGAACCGGCTATACGTGGACCCCAGTCAACCAGAACCTGATGGCTGGCGATGTGTCCTCCTAATGGATGCGGGCTGCTTGCTTACAGCGCCCGGAACCTAGACACCCTGGTATACGAGTGCGACAAAGTCACTCGGGTTCTGGAAGAGGTTTCCCCATTCCGCGTCATAGCGCGCACCGGGCTTCGCTGCAACCACTTCGGATAGGGGCTTGCCCTGTCTTTTGAAGGCCGCCACTTTGTCCCGAATTTCTACCAACACATCCCGGAAAAGAATCAGGTCGGCTTTGCCGCCCACGGCCCCGTGCCCAGGAATGACGATCGTCTTGTCCGTCACCTTTGCGATGTTTGCTTCTGCCGCGCGTATCTGCCCGTCGATGCTGCCCCCGGTCGAGTAGTCGATGAAGGGGTAATCGCGGTTCCAGAAAGTGTCTCCGGTATGAAGAATGTCCGCTTCCGTAAAGTGCACGGAGATGTCGGAGTCCGTGTGAGCAGGCAGGTAGTGCTTAAGCTCCAGAGTGGAGTTGTTGCAGTGAAGTGTGTGCTCCTCCTGGAAGACGGTTGAGGGAAGCGCACCTGCTGGCGCGGGCGGAAAAGTGTACTGCCAGTTGCCTCCGACGCGCGTGTCTCTGGAGAGATGCTTGCGTGTGTTCTCTTGTGCCAGGATGCTTGCTCCGGCGGCATGCAGCCACTCGTTGCCACCGGTGTGGTCGAAGTGCCAGTGGGTGTTGACCAATTGCTTGATCGGCTGCGCGTTGATGCTCGCAAGAGCGCTGGAAACATTCGGACGCGCAGTGACGATCGCCGCATCGACAAGCAGCTTCCCGTCAGGGCCGGTAAGAACAGCAATATTCCCACCCGCACCCAGAAGAACGCTGACATTACGGCGAAGGGTTTGCACAGTGACTTTCGCTGTAGCGGCCTCCTTGAACGCGGATTCAACCAGGCCGCCTGTCTGAGCGAATAAGCTTCCCGGAGCAAGACAAACCGCGGCGGCTGTGAGGCCTCCAGCAGTAACAAACTGACGGCGTGAGATATTCGACCCTTCCTGGCTATCCACGGCAATCCTTTCGTGGGCGCTGTGTACACCGCGCCTCAATCCCTACGGGAAAAGAATGACGGAAGTTTACTCGCACAACGCCGGATTTAACCGAGAATCTGTGCGCTATAGGTAGGCGGGAGATGATAGATTGTTCCCGATCTGGGATGTGATCGCGGAACAACGATGAGACCGCCCGCATCAGCTTCGGGAGAAAACATGTTCGGCGCAATGAAATCGACGTTAACTCTGCACGTAGTCTCGAGTCTTGATGGCTTTATCGCCAAGAAGGACAACAGTGTCTCGTGGATGGACAGTTCTGGTGATGTCTACGAAAGAGGGGTGACTGACGACGGCGCTGAAGTCCTCCAGTCGATAGATTGCTACGTATTAGGTGCTCGCACCTATGAGCACGCGCTGCAACTCGGCTGGCCCTATGGCGATACTCCAACGATCGTGGTGACCCATAGAAAGCTGCCGTCCACAAGGAAGAGCGTGGAGTTCTACTCAGGCGACCTCAAGAAATTGGTAAGTGAGATACTCGCGCCCAGATACAAAAATATCTGGCTGGTAGGAGGAGCCATATTATGCCAGAGCTTTCTCCGGCTCGGTCTGGTGGATGAGATCCGATGGATGATCGCACCGGTCATCCTCGGTGATGGCCTGCACCTGTTCGGTGATTCCGGTATGGAGCAGAAGTGGCAACTGAAGAACGTGGTCGCTTATAAGAACAACTTCGTTAAGCTATCGTACAGACGCCAATCAACAGACTCCCTGGCCTGAAGGCGGCTCCGCAATGCGGCGTTACGTGATCCGTTGAACCCACTGCCTCCGCCAGGATGGCGCCTCGAAGGGATCCGCGAAATACTGTGTCTCGTGCACGACCTTACCTTTGTGGAACTCCATAATGCTCACCGTGTAGGCCGGTCGCCCCTGGTAGGTGATGGTGTACTCCGTGATCCAGAGATCACCTTTTCCGAGAATTCGCCTGACGTTGAAACCCGACGGCTTGCCGGGATGATGACTCCGCAAGGCCTGCAGATTGCTTCGCCCGAAGATTCGTTCGCCTGACTGGGGATAGTCACAGATGGCATCGTCCGCATAAATATCGTGTTCCGCGTTTGCGTCGCCGGCCGCCGACGCTTGCCAATGCGCATCCAGGGCTTTACGGATTTGTTCCTCTTGCGTGGACTGTTCCGGCTGCTCTTGATCTGTCATGCTGATTGACCTCGTGGGATGAAACCCGGGATACCGGTTGTCACTACTGCATTCAGCCTCTGTCTGGTCTGAATGCGGCTAATCTCTTCCAGTGCGTCTTCCGGAAGGGCAGAGATGTCGAAATTCTCTCTCGCCCGGTCTGCGCTCTTGGGTGTGGTCAGCAGCGCCGTGCCGCGTTGCGCCGCCCACGCCAGCAGCACCTGTGCTGGCGTCTTTCCAACACGCGCGGCAATTTTCAAGATCGCCGGGTCTTCGATCGGTCCCGGCCTCATCCCATGACCCAAAGGCGCGAAAGCCAAAAACACAACACCCTTCTCTTTGCAGAACTCCAGAAGTTCCGTCTCCGGAAGATACGGATGTGCTTCAACCTGGACTACAGCCGGTTTGATTCTCGCCGCTTCGTAGAGGGGTAACAGCTCGTTCAAGGCGACGTCAGACAGTCCGATGGCCCGGCATCTGCCATGGTCCACCAGACTCTCCATCGCCCTCCAGGTGTCGAGCAAGGTCACGCCGTGGTCGTATAGGACGTTGCCGTTTTCGTCCCGCGGGTCCTGCTCGTTCCCCGGTTGAAATGCAAACGGCGTATGAATGAGATAGAGATCCAGGAAGTTGAGCCCGAGTCTGTCCAGACTCGCCTCGAAGGCCGGTCCGACGCGCTCGGGTCGATGGTTGGAGTTCCACAGTTTTGTGGTCACAAAGATCTCTTCCCGCGCAATCCCTCCAGCGGCAAGGCCTGCCTGCAATGCCTCGCCTACCTCACGCTCATTGCGGTATCGTTCCGCGCAATCGAAGTGTCGAAAGCCTGCGGCCAGCGCGTCTCTGGTCGCACTTATCGTTACCGCAGCATCGGGAATCAGAGTGCCAAACCCGAGTACGGGCATGTTGCCGGCCCCGTGGTTGAGCGGTATTCTCATACTCCGAAAATCAGAAGATTCGATCATCACGACACCTCCGGCATAGGGCGCGTCCAGTAGCACCCCCGGATACGTGGACGCCAGCGCACAGCTTTAAGCGTATGCGATGAAAACGGCAGAAAACAACAGCGTCAGGCAAACAGATGGAACTTTGGGTGCCCCTGAGGGTATAAGGTCGAAATCCTAGCACGCTGCGTTCTGCGGAAAAGATCCATGGTGCATCCCCACGTCTTCGTAGCGGCTGTCATCCGATGGACCGAAGCCCTATCCCTGCACGTCGAAGGGTTGGGGCCTTGTCGTTTAGAGAGGGCCGCGCTCTTTCGTTTTAAAACGTCTGGTCTTCCGTGCTCCATAAATCCTCATATCCATCGTCTAAACCCCATGACACCAGAGACTCTCTACCGACTCGCCCCTCCCTTGATCGCGTTACAGCTCCTCGCCTTCGGTTGGAGCGTCAACCGAGAGATCCATACGAAGGATGCCGACAGGCAGATCGTGATCACTCTACCGGACGTGATCAACATCATGAGCCTCTTCGCGACGGTCGGCTGCCTGATCGTTCTGCCCCTCGCCACCGAATCCTATCTCTGGCTCTCTCGGATCGTACTGGCTTGCGCTTATGTTCTGATTGCCTTCCATCCCCTCACCATCGCAGCGCACTACGGTCTTTGGAAGAGAAAAAGCGGAAGCGAACACGCCACAGAGAAAACCGGTTTTCGCTATGTCACTCGTGAAGAGCGGACGACGTCCCTCGTCTCTGCTCTGCTGGTGGTCGTGGTCGCAATGTATCTCGGGACACACTGAACGAAACTCAGCATCAGCCGTTTTAAACAAGCTGTGAAAGTCGTAAGCGAACTGTCATACTCTGGCGATGAAGTACCTCTGGCTCTCCATCGCGATCCTCAGTGAGGTCATCGCAACCTCTTCCCTCAAGGCTTCAAACGGCTTCACACGACTTCTTCCTTCCATCGCGGTCGTCGCGGGTTACGCTTCCGCCTTCTTTTTTCTCTCGCGAACACTGAAGTTCATCCCCGTCGGCATCGCCTATGCGATCTGGTCGGGCGTCGGCACGATCGCTATCGGCATCGTCGGAACCTACTTTTACAAGCAGACGCTGGATCGCGCAGCGATCCTGGGTATGGCCCTCATCGTCGCCGGCGTCATCGTCTTGAACGTCTTCTCAAAATCGACTGCTCATTGATGCATCCGTTCCATGCGGCGACCTTGAATCTCATGAGCGCGCCATGTGGGGCACCGGCCGGTAGGCCTCTTCCGGAATCTCGGCCAGGATGGAATAGCTCGCCTTCTCGCCTAGCCCATAGAACTGACAAAAGCTCATCATCAAAGGTCTCCATTTATCCGGATCGATATGGTTCTCAATTCCCGGAACCAGGATGCCCGGTTCGGCATACGCTCGAACCACTCTCATCTCAAAGGCAAGCGCGGTAGCCGCCTTGTCCGGGCGCGTGCCGAAAGAATGAGTCGCCTCCAGTACGACCTCCAACTGCACCGGACACTCCTGCACACGGGGAGGCGTGACCAGCTCCGACGGGATCGCGGTCAAACCAGCCGTCGCGAACTTCTCCTTCTCATGCCGATACCCCATCGCTACTTTGTGTGGCGGGACTGGATCGGAACCAGTCAGCTTTGCAAGTTGATTGACCTTCCCGGCCATCGTGACGGAGGGCAGGTTCAGCACGGCTTCCTTCTCGCGAAGCAGATTCTGCGCGGTGTGACCCTTCGCACCAAGACCAAGCATGCAGTTCCAACCCAGCCACCAGACGGAGGACATGGGAGCCAGATTTGCGGAACCGTCTTCATTCAACGTGCTTAAAAGAACGACCGGAGTGCCGAAGTAGAGAATGGAAGGTTCAACAGAGATATGCATGCCCTAAGAATCGTTCACGGTTCATCGAACCGCACTCCGTTTCTTGCTTCCAAACTTTGGAAAACGATCAAAATGCACCGCGATGCAGACAGTTCGAGTAAGCGTCATTGTTCGCCAAGCCTCTCGCCTGTGGCCTTTGGTCGGCCTAACTCCTTCGGGGAAATGATAACTTTCGAGCACTAATCCAGAACCCAGGAGAACTTATGCGTCGATCTCATCTTGCCGCCGCGATCTTCATACTTCTAGCAGGCCCGGCTGCGTACGCGGACACGTTCAACGTCAATGCGGACTTCTTTCGGTATGAGCCAGGCTGCGTTAGCTGTGGCACCGGATCGCTCACAGGAACAGAAACGATCGATACCTCAAAAGGCGTCATCACGGATGCATCACTCACGGCCACCCTCGACGGCGTGGTCTATACCTTCTCCGGTGCACCTGTGGATCAGCTTGCAGATCCGAACTCGGCCATTCCCGATGATCCGAAGAGATCGCCGCTTGCATATGTAGCAAAATTCTCGAACGGAACAGAAGAATTAGACCTGAACCTCTACATTGGGCTCACGGGTACATTGGTTGGTTACACGGGGGGAGATGTGTGCGGCATGGATGTCATTAACTGCAGCCCCGGAAACCAGAGCTACGAAGGCTTCCTCCTGAACGGAGGCGAAAAAACGTATCTCAATCAAGGGACGCTTACCGAAGCTCAGGTAGCCGTTACGCCTGAGCCGTCTGGTTTCGCTTTACTCTGTACAGGTCTGCTCGGTGTAGCGGGTGCGCTACGCCGTCGCATTCTGTAACTCCCCGTACTGCGCAGCCTACACCTGCACAGTACGCAGATTCGCTCGTCGCGTCTTGACAGCTCCGGCGAGTTCCCGCAGCAGCGTATGTGTCTCGGCCCAGTCGATGCACGCATCAGTGATGCTCTGTCCGTAGACTAATGCCCTTCCGTGAACAAGAGACTGCGATCCGGCAACAAGATTGCTCTCGATCATCACACCCATGATGTGATGTTCTGCACTTGCAGTAATCTGTTCGGCCACGTCGCGGCACACGGCTCCCTGCTTGCGATAGTCCTTGCCGCTGTTCGCATGGCTGCAGTCGATCATGATGCGCGGTGGTGCGCCTGCCTTTTGCATCTGTTCCGCAGTCGAAGCGACCGAGACCGCATCGTAGTTCGTGGTCTGCCGCCCACCGCGCAAAATCACATGGCAATCCGGATTGCCGGAGGTCAGAAGGATCGCGGCCTGCCCGGTCTCAGAAGTGCCTAGAAAAGTATGCGGATGATTCGCGGAGAGGATTGCGTCAACCGCAATCTGTACATTGCCGGACGTGCCATTCTTGAAGCCCACCGGGCACGAAAGCCCGGAGGCAAGCTGGCGATGTACCTGGCTTTCGGTCGTGCGTGCGCCAATGGCTCCCCAGCTCACAAGATCGGAGACATACTGCGGCGAAATCATGTCGAGGAACTCCGTGCCCGCAGGAACTCCCATCTCCGCCAGATCCAGCAACAGACGACGCGCAATGCGCAGACCGTCGCTGATGCGGAAGGACTCGTCGAAGTAAGGATCGTTGATCAGTCCCTTCCATCCCAACGTGGTGCGCGGTTTTTCAAAGTAAACCCGCATCACGATCATGAGTTCGTCGGAAAGCTCCGCGATCGCTTCCTTCAACAACCCTGCATACTCGCGGGCCGCAACCGGATCGTGGATCGAGCAGGGACCGACCACGACGACCAGACGATCGTCCGTTCCGTCGAGGATGTCTACAATCTGGCGACGCGCCTCAAACACAGTGCGCGAAGCGTTGTCTGTGACAGACATCTCCTCCTCAAGGAAAATGGGAGGAAGAACAATTCTGCTGGATTTGATCCGAAGGTTATTTGTGGGATATGCCATGGCTGCTTAATCAGGATACTGCCTAATATCTGTCCGTGACGATGAGGCATATACTGAGAGGAGCATGCGTCGTCTGGCCACTATTTTCGCGATCTTCATCCTGCTCTCGACCGCAGCGCCCCTACTGGCCTGCATGACAGATAGCACGATGAGCCAGAAAGAAAGCGCCTGCTGCCGTGCGATGCCTGGCAGATGCGACGGCATGGAAGAGATGCGTTGCTGCCGGGCCCAGGTTCTGACTGACGAGCATCCTCAACTTGCAGTCTCTGCTCCGATGATCGACCTTCATCTTGCGGTAGTCGCGTGGCTTGAGCCGTTTGTCTCCGAAGTCCGGAATGTCCCGCTCTCCGTTCTTGGGATAGCCGATGCGCACTCGCCGCCGGGCTTGGTCATCGCGAGAATAACTGTCCTTCGAATCTGATTCGCTCCTTGATCCGATGACCTGCACACCTGGCGTGTGCCTGTGCCTCATTTGGTTCAAACAAAGGAGCATCGATGAAATCCCTTATGGCCCTGGCCTGTGCATTCGCACTGCCCGGCATCGCTCTGGCCGCTGATCACGGCCCTGTCTTCAGTTATGCAACCCCCGTAAACTCGCAGCGGGAACTTAGCTTCGATACCGGCATCTTTGGTCGAAGCGGCTCCCACGGAATACAGCTTTCGACCGGTTCGAGCTTCGGATACGGCCTCACGCCGCACGTGACGGTCAACGCCTTTCTGCCGGCGACCTTTGGTAGCGGATCACTGCCCGAGAACCGCATTGTGTCCGGGAGCGAATGGTCCGCCAGCACCTCGTGGCGTTTTTTCCACTCCGTCACCAGCGTCGGAAAACGAATTGAATCGACCGCGTCGCTTGGCGTTGTCGTTCCTGGTCCGCAGCAGGACTCTGGTGTACTCGCCAGCCTCCATCGCGCTCCCGGAGTCGCCGGAAGTTTGGCGACTGGCCTCGCTTCAAGAAGCCAGTACCTCTGGGTCGGTGGCGGCTATACGAGGTTTGCAGAAGCATCGGAAGATCGCCGCCCCGATACCCTCTCGTGGAGTGGAGTCTATGGATATCGTCCAGCGAAACTTCGTCGTGGATACAACCAGTGGGACTATCGAGGCTTTGCAGAGCTGACCGGAGAGCACACCGGGAACGTTCTGAAGAGTGGCGCGATTCTGCCGGACAGCAGCACGACAACCGTCTGGCTCGGACCCTCCGTTCTCGCGATCTTCAAAAACGTCTCTATCTCTGGTGGCATGCAGGCACCTGTCTTCCGCGACGCTTCGGACTCGATCTACGGACGGGAGCATCTTCGCTTCGCCATCAACTTCAGCTATCTCAAATACTCCTCACACACCAGCTCCCATTGAAAGGAAGCACCATGAAAAAAATGAATGCAGTAGTGTTCTTCGCTTTGCTCCCCTTCTCCGCTCATGCGGAGTATGAGCAGGTCAACCTTACGGTCTTCGGGATGGACTGTGCCCCTTGCGCCCATGCGATTCACGTTTCGATGAAAGGAATTCAGGGCGTAAACGAGGTCGATGTTGACCTTAACACCGGCCTCGTCGCCATCAAGCTAACCCCAGGTAACAACGCCTCGATGAAGCAGTTCAACCAGGCAGTAGAGAAGAATGGATTCACCCACAAAGACGCGGAGATCATCGTCAGGGGAAAACTGGCAGGTACGGCGAGCGCCCCGGTTTTGGAAATCTCTGGCACTCAGGACCGCTTTGCTCTGTCTCCAATGGCTGCCAATCTGGATATGGCCACACTCCTCGGTAAAACCGTGACCGTCAGTGGAGTACTTCCGCAAGCCCCTAAAGGGACAGTCTCCGGCACGCTACGGTACAAGACGATTACGGAGGCCCGATGAACTCAACACCTGTTCCTCTCGCTCCAGAGGAAAGCGCCAGACGAGCGGCCCTGCTTAACTATTTCTCTCTGTTCAGTTCGTTCAGCACACTCATCTGTTGTGCTCTGCCATCCGTTCTGGTGCTGCTCGGAATGGGCACAGCGGTCGCTTCCTTGCTGTCTGCCGCGCCGTGGCTTGTGAGCTTGTCCCGTCACAAGATATGGAGCTTCAGCATTGCAGGAACGCTGATCGCGGTGAGCTTTGTCATGACCTATGTCGTAGCGCCACGCCTTCAGCGTGGTGACGCCTGTGCAGCGGACGATCCGACGACGTGCGGTGAAGTCAGCAAGCTAAGCCGGGTCGTTCTCTGGGGCTCCGCTCTTATTTGGAGTGGAGGCTTCTTTGTGGCTTATCTGCTCGGACCGATACTGGAACATATGGATCGGTAATCCTCAAGCCGGGATGACGATTCATCCCGGCTTGAGACTCAGCTTAGAGCATTACGTCATCCCTCGATCTTCTCCAACTCAGCCGCATCTCCTATGCCAAAGGCATCGTCACCGTAGACACGGGTCGTGCCACATCCGTTCAAAAGAACGAGGCTGATTCTTATTCAACTCACTCTCTCAAACGCAGCAATCACCTCAGGCGAATCGGGTTTCGTCGCTGGCTCAAACCGCCCGCTGGCGTACCGTTGCGTACGAGCTTGTAGTGGATTCTTTAGAAGCTGAACGAAACACCCGCTTTGGCATTGAAGTCGTTGCGCGGATCGCCTTTCGGATAAAGGAGCACCCACTCTGCGGGTGTAGTCGTAAGTGCAAAGTGTCTCCTAACCGGGATCGTCAGGTTAAACCCGGCATTGAACGCGAACTGATTCGTAACTCCGGCGTTCGACGACCTCACATCCCCAGCCTCGGCAAAAACGCCGGGTCGGACCCTGGCCCGCGCAAATAAGGTCTTCTGCAGACCCGCCGTAAATCCGTGCGAATTGAGCGAGCCTTTCTTCGTAACGCCATAGTAGTTTGTAAAATCGGCAAAGACGCTGAAGTGCCGCCGCAGATTCCAACTGGGACGCACATACCAGCCGTTGAGATGGACACGCTCTCCAGCGCCTACGTCCGCATACAGGTACGTCCATCCAAAGCCCACGGCCCCTCGCGGTGGCTTCAGCTTTACCTCTTGCAAATTCTGCGTCCGTACGACCAACGACCCGCACAGCAAACCCAACAAAACGATCCAGACTTTAGAGCGGAACAACAACAGTCTCCTTCTTCGGTAGCGAGCGGAGAAAATCTTCACCCGTGTTCAGGTGCTCGTTCACCAGCCGCCGTGGCGTGTGCGCGAGCCATTCCGTGGCGGAGATGTCCTGGTACTCACCGAGCGGAAACAG
This genomic stretch from Terriglobus saanensis SP1PR4 harbors:
- a CDS encoding nuclear transport factor 2 family protein; protein product: MTDQEQPEQSTQEEQIRKALDAHWQASAAGDANAEHDIYADDAICDYPQSGERIFGRSNLQALRSHHPGKPSGFNVRRILGKGDLWITEYTITYQGRPAYTVSIMEFHKGKVVHETQYFADPFEAPSWRRQWVQRIT
- a CDS encoding dihydrofolate reductase family protein; translation: MFGAMKSTLTLHVVSSLDGFIAKKDNSVSWMDSSGDVYERGVTDDGAEVLQSIDCYVLGARTYEHALQLGWPYGDTPTIVVTHRKLPSTRKSVEFYSGDLKKLVSEILAPRYKNIWLVGGAILCQSFLRLGLVDEIRWMIAPVILGDGLHLFGDSGMEQKWQLKNVVAYKNNFVKLSYRRQSTDSLA
- a CDS encoding MBL fold metallo-hydrolase gives rise to the protein MDSQEGSNISRRQFVTAGGLTAAAVCLAPGSLFAQTGGLVESAFKEAATAKVTVQTLRRNVSVLLGAGGNIAVLTGPDGKLLVDAAIVTARPNVSSALASINAQPIKQLVNTHWHFDHTGGNEWLHAAGASILAQENTRKHLSRDTRVGGNWQYTFPPAPAGALPSTVFQEEHTLHCNNSTLELKHYLPAHTDSDISVHFTEADILHTGDTFWNRDYPFIDYSTGGSIDGQIRAAEANIAKVTDKTIVIPGHGAVGGKADLILFRDVLVEIRDKVAAFKRQGKPLSEVVAAKPGARYDAEWGNLFQNPSDFVALVYQGV
- a CDS encoding 3-deoxy-7-phosphoheptulonate synthase, with the translated sequence MAYPTNNLRIKSSRIVLPPIFLEEEMSVTDNASRTVFEARRQIVDILDGTDDRLVVVVGPCSIHDPVAAREYAGLLKEAIAELSDELMIVMRVYFEKPRTTLGWKGLINDPYFDESFRISDGLRIARRLLLDLAEMGVPAGTEFLDMISPQYVSDLVSWGAIGARTTESQVHRQLASGLSCPVGFKNGTSGNVQIAVDAILSANHPHTFLGTSETGQAAILLTSGNPDCHVILRGGRQTTNYDAVSVASTAEQMQKAGAPPRIMIDCSHANSGKDYRKQGAVCRDVAEQITASAEHHIMGVMIESNLVAGSQSLVHGRALVYGQSITDACIDWAETHTLLRELAGAVKTRRANLRTVQV
- a CDS encoding aldo/keto reductase, with translation MRIPLNHGAGNMPVLGFGTLIPDAAVTISATRDALAAGFRHFDCAERYRNEREVGEALQAGLAAGGIAREEIFVTTKLWNSNHRPERVGPAFEASLDRLGLNFLDLYLIHTPFAFQPGNEQDPRDENGNVLYDHGVTLLDTWRAMESLVDHGRCRAIGLSDVALNELLPLYEAARIKPAVVQVEAHPYLPETELLEFCKEKGVVFLAFAPLGHGMRPGPIEDPAILKIAARVGKTPAQVLLAWAAQRGTALLTTPKSADRARENFDISALPEDALEEISRIQTRQRLNAVVTTGIPGFIPRGQSA
- a CDS encoding heavy-metal-associated domain-containing protein encodes the protein MKKMNAVVFFALLPFSAHAEYEQVNLTVFGMDCAPCAHAIHVSMKGIQGVNEVDVDLNTGLVAIKLTPGNNASMKQFNQAVEKNGFTHKDAEIIVRGKLAGTASAPVLEISGTQDRFALSPMAANLDMATLLGKTVTVSGVLPQAPKGTVSGTLRYKTITEAR
- a CDS encoding pentapeptide repeat-containing protein: MPDKQSTPFVYEPIKRDATEQDLRDAQYSNLAMLTRKAEAEAANAEYQNEGQTKRRNFYERILTTTQGAVILGLVTLLFQIIQFGYTAAASRNATREKAWRDAVAALSFSGDGKSVGAALNMETFFASPDHSIDAKALAASVLPYIQNENAFDVIFYRLLDSTSKKDQSFDVYAVVHTISQAYLREAQQDGGPITEPLPSSSRIGPKPLSVTLLESGKKPDDSMVVRATHNEYLIDTYTHGLSDLWKKHIQPLGASKNYAVDMRSVILFYDDNGMVDFRDVTLPRAYFSNAYMYSVDFTNADLTDAHLENTNLGNADLTHATVNGAHVEGANLEHARGDSSSWAYVEWWRASRISPSLCAWLRNANSKAPSLPPGSPNPCTP
- a CDS encoding flavin reductase family protein, with translation MHISVEPSILYFGTPVVLLSTLNEDGSANLAPMSSVWWLGWNCMLGLGAKGHTAQNLLREKEAVLNLPSVTMAGKVNQLAKLTGSDPVPPHKVAMGYRHEKEKFATAGLTAIPSELVTPPRVQECPVQLEVVLEATHSFGTRPDKAATALAFEMRVVRAYAEPGILVPGIENHIDPDKWRPLMMSFCQFYGLGEKASYSILAEIPEEAYRPVPHMARS
- a CDS encoding DMT family transporter, giving the protein MKYLWLSIAILSEVIATSSLKASNGFTRLLPSIAVVAGYASAFFFLSRTLKFIPVGIAYAIWSGVGTIAIGIVGTYFYKQTLDRAAILGMALIVAGVIVLNVFSKSTAH
- a CDS encoding PEP-CTERM sorting domain-containing protein (PEP-CTERM proteins occur, often in large numbers, in the proteomes of bacteria that also encode an exosortase, a predicted intramembrane cysteine proteinase. The presence of a PEP-CTERM domain at a protein's C-terminus predicts cleavage within the sorting domain, followed by covalent anchoring to some some component of the (usually Gram-negative) cell surface. Many PEP-CTERM proteins exhibit an unusual sequence composition that includes large numbers of potential glycosylation sites. Expression of one such protein has been shown restore the ability of a bacterium to form floc, a type of biofilm.) translates to MRRSHLAAAIFILLAGPAAYADTFNVNADFFRYEPGCVSCGTGSLTGTETIDTSKGVITDASLTATLDGVVYTFSGAPVDQLADPNSAIPDDPKRSPLAYVAKFSNGTEELDLNLYIGLTGTLVGYTGGDVCGMDVINCSPGNQSYEGFLLNGGEKTYLNQGTLTEAQVAVTPEPSGFALLCTGLLGVAGALRRRIL